Below is a genomic region from Fusarium oxysporum Fo47 chromosome XI, complete sequence.
TGAGCCTTGTGAGGATAAATAATTTAGCATGGACGTGATAATAAGACTCGCCTGATGTTGCCCAGGTTATTGCGCCCTGAAACTGTCTTGAATGCAACCCTGGCTGATCCTCGGCATCTCGGTCGAGTTCCATGCGCTCTCCAACCATTTGGGCCAAGTCCGCGCCGCCTCTTGATGACATATTGGGGTTGGAGCCCCCAAAGTGTCTGTCGCTTAACCTTTCCGTTGTTGCATCTTGCATCGCCAAGGAGCCAAACCAAAACTCTATGCTGAATCCGAGGGTTTGGGCCGCGCCTGTgcgttgatggtgatgtttaTCTCTATCGGTACGCGTACATGATGCTTTTGGATGGTGATTGTGGTGATGGAAGCCAAGATTGGCTTTGGGGTTCCTGGATCTTGTCCCCGCACTCGGCAGATTGAGATCTTGAGATTTGGGAAACACCAGAGGTTGCTCGCTTCAGAAAGGACCGAAAGGCGAGACAAATTGTATCACAAGTCGAAATGTCAGTTATGTAAGGGGCGATTGAATATTGGGATCTTGACTTGGCAGCTGTATAGCGGTGAGGCAGGCCAAACTGTTAGGCGACAGGACGTTGGGCATGTTACCGCCGAAAGACGATGCCCCCAGCCATTAGACTAATTTTTAACACTTTAAGGTTGACATAGCGAATTTGTAGCTCTAACAAGGGCCAAACTGAGGTGGACTCTGGTGTTCGATAATGCCACAAGGCCATTGTATTGGTGCAAGCTTTCAAGTTGAGCATCATGCAAGTTTGAGCCTCAGACGATCTTGACAGCTCGGAGTAGCTGCACGATACCGTGGGCCAAGCTATGATTATGGAGAAACGTCGTATCGAACTATCAAGGGCTCCTTGCCCAGTCTTTGAGACATTTGACAGTTCCTGAAATGACCAGCTACCATAATAGCAGGCCTAGTAGATCGAATCTCCATGTGCAGGGTAGGTAACATGACTTACCACTTGTTCAAATGCAATGTCTGCTCCTATCCAATTACCTTTGAGTTCAATAGGAATACTGAAAGGATCTTCAGTGTTTGATCATCTAATACGCGGGCTCTTACCCGCAATTCCGGATAGATCATCAAGTTTGCCCACTTTCCCAACGTTCGGCACCCCATACCCGAAAGATCAACAAGCAGATCTTTAACCGCCATACCAAAATCTGTGGAGTTGATCCTTCGCGCGAGCAACTATCCATTCACGATCTCTTGGCGCCTAGTAGGACCGAAAAGGTTGATCACTCATGCTGCACTGCAACGTTTGATGTGATGCAGACTTCGCCGGAGATTCGTGCCACATGCTTCGCTGTCAATTACCCCAGGCTTGCGAGTGAGATCTCCAGATGGGGCGGGGATGTCTCCATGCGACCCAATAGTGGGACAAGCCCTGCGGCGCAGTTGGGTGAGAACCAACATGTCAAATGAAAACCTGGAGGGGGGTGCGGCACAGTTATCTCGAGCCTGTTGATGGAATGCACCAAGGAAGGGTAGTCAGTCAGATTGATGAGCCAGATATTCTTCAGAATATGTATCTACCTTGCGCGTCAAGGTGTTGATTTCTCCCATTTGCGCAAATCTTTGGACAGAGATTGTGACTGAGGAGAAATAAAAACCCAAAACTTGCAAGAAACACACAGAAAGGAAATAgtcaagaagaggaacaagaaaACGAATAAGAGCTCAAACCATCTGTTCATGACGAAAGCGTGTGGCAATTTATCAGACCGAATGCTTCAAGTCGTCATAACCACAACATTGACTTGGTCACTCTCCTTTTCAACCGGCTCCAAAATAGGCGATTCCTCCACCAGCGTTGTTTTCGATCAACCACAACCTGCTGAATGACAAAGATGGGTCCCCCTTCCGTTTCAAAATGTCTTCTGCGGTAGCCGTCCCATATTTCTTGCCGGTTTCTCTCGTCAATGCGAGCCTGGTCCTGTTGGTCCAAGGGAAGAGCATTGATCGCATCCCGAATCTGATCGCGTCGAACACGCTCGTTTTTTATTGTCTCCGGGCTGAAAGAACCCAGTGAATTCACTGTAATAAAGTATTAGCATTCTACCCTAAAGCCCAAGATCTGTTACAGTCGTACTGTCGGCAATGGCAGAGGCCTCGAGGTTCTGCAGCGCGGAGCTGTAGTGGCTGATGAGTCGAATATTGTAAATGTCTCCAAAGTCTGGTCCAGGCACGAGACTGGTATCGACTATATCTTCTTCAAATTTCGAAAATACATTATGCTCAAAAATGAAATGACTgcttaatataatatctgcttTGAGATTGTCAAGCACGTAGAATTCACAGGTAATCTTATCCCATGAGCTGCGGAACTGCCAAGTAGCGCCGTGAACAATACCAGAAGTGGTATCTAGAGACCCATCAGCATACTCTATGGTACGCCTGTGCTCCGAATTCCCATCAATTTCTAGGGAGTTTCGAATAGCAAAGTTTGTTGATATCAGCATCACGTCACAGCCCGTGTCGGCCAGAGCAGAGGAAGGAATGTCATCAAAGCTTCCCTGAAAGCAACACGTATCGTCCTCGATAAGATTGAACCTAAGTCGAGTGCCAAGGTCTCTCAATGATTTTGTAATTCGATGGGTGTATTTTGTCAGAGTACCTGTGGTTTTCAGGAAATATTGGCACAGGATGAGGTCTTGAGTGCATTTAGGGAGAATACAACAGTCAAGCAAGTGATACTTTGTTTCTCCCCAGAAAGTGAATGGGATATTTACCGTACCACAAGACTTAATTGTTGCCCCAGAGGGTAGCCGGAATTTCTCGTTAGCAAGGTCCTTGGGCACTAGTCCAAGTGAGTCGACAAGTTGCTGGGAAACGAAGTTACGTTTCGCGCCAGTGTCAGGTAAGGCATCTATTCGATATTTGATTCGATATCTGTCTGGCCCAACCAATACTTTCACCGTGTAGTCTGTTGATCCACTGGAATAGGTCTGAGCCAGTTGCTCAGAGGCCAAGTAATTATACCCGCCAGTATGAAACACTGAATCGGCTCGATATGGGCTAAGGAATGCTTTGATGTCTTCCGCTTTGTAGTCTATCGATTCACCAGAAGACACCGGATTCGTCCTTCTGTGGGCAGGCCATGGGAAAGCTCCTTTCCAAATTGGGTTCGCCAGATAGACACTTCTCAGCGCATTGCGGCTTGTATAAAGGTTAGCAGCTGATAGCGTACGAGTGATGATGCAAATACGTACATAGGTGATTTGAATGAGGGAACCTGGGCAGCACTGGGCCCTTGAATGAATTCATCGAGCAGACGATCTCTCCAGAGACCATTGCTTGTAGTAACATCTGTTACTGGCTTAAGAAGCCGAGGAATTCCACCCCGTATCTGAGAGTTTCCCTCAAGATGGGAATCAGGGACCATGGGGGCGCGCTGATTAGAGGAGCAAATGATGCATCGTAATAGTGCCAAGTTTATTTCGGGTGATAGAATAGGTTTAACGTTCAGAAGGAACAAGTAGTCTCCTTGTAGGAGAGTGTCAATACGCTGATCTGGATATTGTTTGGCGAAAATGCAGGAAAACAGAAATACTTTTGTAACTGAGAAGGGAGCGACTTGTGGGTATTCGAGTGCTATGTGTCGGGGCGCTGGTGGCTGTACTTGAGCTGCACTGTTGTCAGGCTTCTTGTTGGGCTGATTCAACTTGTACCAATCATATTCTTTGAAGAGATGCTATCTGGTGTTTTGTGATTGTAAATTGTAATTTGACACGTCATTGGAGGGTGGCCAGCATCAGGCCGTAGGCCCAACTACGAAAACTAACGGAGCAGCCCATTTCCTGATTTCTGATTGTGACTTCCGGCGGATttgagttttttttttttttttagctCGCTCTGTCTGGTGACTGTGAACTCTACACGGATGCGAAAGGTCTTTGATATTGAGATGAATGCAGGCCAGGCTGCAACTCGACCCCCACTAGGATTCTCAGCACTATCGTCTTGGATCGTTTCAGACAGAGATCAAGAACTGCTGGTTTTCCGAAAATTCGGAGAAATAAGTGCTCGAAATCTTCTTTATTTGCAATGTGAATTATTAAGCATCGAAGGCAGATTGAAGGCCTGGGATAAGCAAGTTGAAGCTAGCAACGACACTGCATTAGAGCAAGCTGCAGAAAACATGGGAAATGATGAACGAACAGGCCAAGGCGGGCAAACCAGAAGCAAAAGAGATGCTGGAGTTAGTAAATCAGCTCCGCGTCAAGATTAAAGAATATCGTATGTGGAATAGACCCAACTATAAGCTTCTGCTTACTCTCGTATAGATGAAGCGCTAGATCTACAGGGCAGAATATCTCTGCTCCACGGCCCTGACCAACGGGCCCTTGAAGTGGCTCGAAACGAGCTTCATGGGGGTCCTTTAAGACGAGATGGGCGCAAGCCAAATCCAATACTAGGTGGGAGAGGGAAGGATTACCTTGATAAGGCGCAGGATCTCGTCTCCCTCAAAGCTCCAGCAGCTATTGATCCATTATCAAAATTGCTCCGGGCCTACTGGCCAGGTCGAGTGCGTTTCATTATCCTCTTGAATACTGTTGCAGTTGGTTGAGAATCATTCACTGATGCGAAGATTTTGGAATCAGGAAGAACTATCCAGGGACGGCCGGCATGGGATCAGCCGGTTTGACGAACGATCAATCATGATTACAGTCGCTCTTGTCAACATACTACTCGCGATGGCCTTGTTAGTTGGCTCGATAAGCAGTCTCTACTACGTGAAGTCACCACCAGCAATTCTTGGTACTATATGCGGGTTTACGATACTATTTGCATTGAGCATAGGTTTGATCACAAATGCAAAACGAGCAGAGATATTTGCAGGAAGCGCGGCGTAAGTACTATCCCGCCTGACCTTTAAGGGCTATAGCGAGTGACTTGATATGCTGATATGTAAGAAACCAGTTATGCGGCTGTCTTGGTGGTCTTTGTCGGCAATGGAGATCAATCGGGTTGCAAGTGTACATAGAGGCTGGAACTATCCTTGGGCAATTCTAGTTGAAAATGGTCCTTTAGAATGCAAGGTATTATAGAGATTGAGAGAAGCTTAAAACGATGTCGTACGGCAATAGATAGTGCACCATGAACAGGCTGGTGTAGGGCCGTCTTAATGCAACTATTGTTAGCCCACAGATATGCAAAACCCCGAATCTCACAATGTGGCAATGAATTACTCAAGTTGCATAGTATAATGATATTGCCAAGCCTAACGTTATTGATCACGAATTGCTGGGTGCGAGGTGGTGGCTCTGGTATACAACCCGTTTCTCCACCCGAGGTTCCCTACTTGGGCAAGGTTGCAAAAATGAGGTCATATTTATCAGCAAGACTGGCACGCCCTACTGACTACATATCAATCAGTCACTTCTTAAACCCCTCCGAGCGCAGTGATATTAACAAGGGAACAAAAAAGAACACTTAATCTGAAAATAAATTACGCCTTAAAAATGTCAGACGATTATGCAAAGATTCCTTCGGGCGCTAAGGTTCAGCCAACGCCTTTCCAAGTCTCCATCACGGATGACAGggtcgatgagctcaagcaGCTTGTGAAGCTGGGAAGAGTCGGACCGCCGACCTACGAATCGACGCAGAAAGAACATAATTATGGCGTTAGTCATCAGTGGCTAACTGATGCGAAAGCTGCTTGGATTGACTTTGACTGGTATGTTGCACCGTTTGATTCTAAACTTGCATTGCTGAGGTCTGACCTTTTAAACAGGCGCGCTGCGGAAAAGCACATTAATACCTTCAACCACTGGACTGTACCCATCAAGGACGAGAAGGGAGATTTCACCGTCCACTTCACGGGTCTCTTCTCCTCTAAACCCGATGCCGTCCCCGTGGTCATGCTTCATGGCTGGCCGGGTAGCTTTCTAGAGTTTCTAAGAATCTTGTCCATTCTCCAGGAGCGCTACACTCCCGAGACGCTACCTTACCATGTCGTTGTGCCATCTCTCCCCGGCTATGCTTTCTCGGATAAGCCGCCGTTGGACAAGGACTTCGGCATCAGAGATGTTTCCCGCATCGTGAACAGCCTCATGGTTCAACTGGGTTTTGGAAGTGGTTATATCGCTCAGGGAGGCGATATTGGAAGCAGGGTTTCTCGTGTGCTCGCAGCTACTTATGATGAGTGTAAAGGTATGTCATCAAGATGCAAACCATCGGCAAGGTCGAAGGACACTACTAACACGCTTTTCAATAGCCGCTCATCTCAACTTCTGCCTCATGTCTGAGCCCGCAAGTGCGCAGGGCGAAGTTTCGGATGCAGAAAAAAAAGGCCTCGAACGTGCAAAGGACTTCGACAAGCTGGGCACCGCCTACGCTTTGATGCACGCCACAAGGCCAAGCACCATCGGCCTCATCCTCTCGTCATCGCCTCTCGCGCTCTTAGCCTGGGTCGGCGAGAAGTTCCTAAGCTGGAGCGACGAAGATCCTCCGCTGGAGGAAATTCTTACCTCAGTTTCCCTGTACTGGCTGACAGACAGCTTTCCTACGTCAATCTTTCCATACCGCCAACGCTT
It encodes:
- a CDS encoding Alpha/Beta hydrolase protein, with translation MNAGQAATRPPLGFSALSSWIVSDRDQELLVFRKFGEISRLKAWDKQKTWEMMNEQAKAGKPEAKEMLELVNQLRVKIKEYHEALDLQGRISLLHGPDQRALEVARNELHGGPLRRDGRKPNPILGGRGKDYLDKAQDLVSLKAPAAIDPLSKLLRAYWPGREELSRDGRHGISRFDERSIMITVALVNILLAMALLVGSISSLYYVKSPPAILGTICGFTILFALSIGLITNAKRAEIFAGSAALYNDIAKPNVIDHELLVILTREQKRTLNLKINYALKMSDDYAKIPSGAKVQPTPFQVSITDDRVDELKQLVKLGRVGPPTYESTQKEHNYGVSHQWLTDAKAAWIDFDWRAAEKHINTFNHWTVPIKDEKGDFTVHFTGLFSSKPDAVPVVMLHGWPGSFLEFLRILSILQERYTPETLPYHVVVPSLPGYAFSDKPPLDKDFGIRDVSRIVNSLMVQLGFGSGYIAQGGDIGSRVSRVLAATYDECKAAHLNFCLMSEPASAQGEVSDAEKKGLERAKDFDKLGTAYALMHATRPSTIGLILSSSPLALLAWVGEKFLSWSDEDPPLEEILTSVSLYWLTDSFPTSIFPYRQRFDPDYPGAHDHPKWKISKPLGYSWFPFELAPIPVSWVKTTGNLVFWRDHKRGGHFAALERPEELLKDFEEFIEQISKDGSLKIQ